The DNA window GCGCGCTCGCCGCGGTCCTCTTCCTCGGGTTCTGGATCATTAACTACCGCGTGGAGTCAATGGTCTCGCGTCTGATCCTCACGCCCGCCGGCCTGCGCCACGACAAGCTCAAGGGCGGGGCCTGGACGTTGCAGTGGTTCCACCGGTGGTGCGATGTCACGGAGATCCGCGAGGCGCGGGCGCGGGTGCCCGGGAGCTCGTCCATGCGCAGGAACGACATGGGTACTCGCGCCCATCTGACGGACGGCACCCAGGTGCTCCTGCCGGATCTGGTCTTCGCCAACGACCTGGAGGAGGGGCGCGAACTGCTGCGGGCCGCCCATCAGCTCTTCTTCGACTTCTCGCGCTCCGTCGGCGTCTCCTAGGCCCGCCGCCGTCCCCGGGGTCCCCAGGATCATGGCGCCGCGTCGACCGCATCCCACTGCGAGGGCAGGCCCAGGGTCCGCAGCCGCCGGGAGGCCAGCATGAGGGCGAGGGTGAGGGCCCCCAGCGCGGCGAAGCCCCAGAAGGTCCCGGCCCGTCCCACCACGTCGAGCCCGCGTCCCGCCAGCCAGGGGGCCGCGGCGGGCAGGCCGAGGTTAATGAGCAGGAGGGCGCCGCCGACCCGGCCGAACATTCCGGTGGGGATGAGCCGCATGATGTAGCCGCCCCCCACGGCGTTCATAATCGGTACGACGCAGAAGAACGGGACCAGCAGGAGGGCCCGGCCGGGCACCGAGGGGACGAGGGCGAAGCCCGCGGCGCCGACCGCCGTTATGGCGGTGGACGCCAGGAGGAGGATGCCGCCGCGCACGCGCCGGCTGAGCCACGTCGCGCCGGCCGCCCCCGCGAGCATGGCGGCGCCCGATCCCATGGTGAGCGCCCCGATCCGGGCGGCGGACAGCCCGTCGTGGGACCAGTCGAGGACGACGGCGTTGTAGGTCCCGGCCCCGACGATGCTAATGAGCCCGAAGACGAGGGACAGGAAGAGCAGGAAGGGCCGCCCGGCGAGCCAGCGCCAGCCCTCGACGGTCTCGGCGCAGGCGCGGCGCGCCCCGGCGATCGGGCCCGGCCGCCCGGGGCCCTGCGCGCCCGGAGCGGGCCCGATCGCCGGGCGGGTGTCGGCCCGCACCCGCCAGACGCTCGCGGCGGCCAGGACGTGCCCCGCCGCCTCGGCGAGGAGGGGGGCGGCGGGACAGACGGACATGAGCGCCCCGCCCACCGGGTTGCTCGCGATGGACAGGACCGATTCGCGCGCCTGGTTGGCGGCCTGCGCCGAGGGGTAGCGGTCCGGGGGCACGACGTGCTTGATCATGGCGTTCGAGGCCAGGCCGAATACCCCGGCGCAGGCGCCGGAGGCGGCCGCGACCGCGAGCAGGACCGGCGCGGTGAGGGCCCCCAGCCGCCAGGCGAGCGCCGCCGCGCCGTAGATCGCCGCCCGCGCGAGGTCGCCCAGGATGATCAGGCGCTTGCGGTCCACCCGGTCGACGACGACGCCGCCCGGGACGGTCATGACGGCGGACATGATCGAGCCCGCGGTGCCGACGAGCCCGGCCGTCGTGAGCGATCCGGTGGCCGCGTAGGCGATGAGCGGCATGGCGAACACGCGCAGGGACGAGCCGAAGTCCGCCAGAGTGTCGCCGGCGAACCACAGCAGGTAGTCCCGGTCGCGCCACAGGGGCGCCGAGGAGGGGCGGGGGGAGCCGGGGGGAGCCGTGACCATGGGCACAGCATGCACTCGCAACACCCAATGCGCAAGAGATATTGCAGTACGGGTTGTGCGGGACGGGTTTTGCGGAGCCCCTCCCGTCCCCCTACCGTTGACCCATGCCGCGCCGCGTCGCCGATCCCGCCGTCATGAGGGCCCTCGCGCACCCGCTACGCCTGGCCATCCTCGCCGAGATGTGGGACACCGACCGGCCGCTGCGGGCGACCGACCTCGCCGAAATCCTCGGCGAACCCGCCAACTCCATCAGCTACCACATCCGCAGGCTGCGGGACGCCGGCTACGTCCTCGACTCCTCGGGCCCCGAGGGCGCCACGGCGCGCGACCACTGGTACGTCTCGCCCCAGCGCGGGATCACCGGCGACGACGACGCGACCGACGCCGACGGGCTGCGCGAGGCCTTCGGCGCCGTGCTGCGCACGCGCTACAGCCAGGTGGCCGAGCACGTCATCGACGCGCAGGCGGCGCAGGAGAAGCCCCTGGTCCACGTCGACGACATGATCTGGCTGCCGCAGGACCTGGCCCGCGCCTACGTCCGGCGCCTGGCCGACCTGGCCGACGAGATGCGCCGGGCGGCCGCCGCCGCCCGCACCAGCGCCGAGCCCGGCACCCCCTTCACCCGCTACACCGTCACCGTCGACCTGGTGCCCCAGATCCGCCGGGGCGAGCGCCTGGAGCTGCCGGTCGAGCGCACGCCCGTGCGCGCCGACCGGGACGACCAGCCGGACGCGTTCTAGCCCAGCAGGCCCAGGCGGGCGAAGGCCCTGGCCAGGCCGTCGGCCTCGACGTCGTCGGTCACCAGGTCCGCCGCGGCCCGCACCGGCTGCGGGGCGTTGCCCATGGCCACGCCCACGGCGCAGTGGCGGAGTCGGGCAGGACGCCCGTGTAGGTGACCAGGGTGCCGTCGACGTCGACCAGGATAATGCGCCGCCCCGGCAGGCCCGCGCGGGTGGTGGTGCTCATGACCGGCAACCTACCGGGGCGCCCCCGGGCCGCGACAGCCCCGCCCCGCCCCGTCTGCTCTAGGGTGCCTGCCATGGCCGATCCCTCCGCGTACCGCCCCGCCCCCGGCGAGGTCCCCGTCTCGCCCGGCGTCTACCGGTTCCTCGACGGCGAGGGCCGCGTCATCTACGTGGGCAAGGCCAAGAACCTCCGGGCGCGCCTGTCCAACTACTTCCAGGACCCGGCCGCCCTGCACCCGCGCACCCGCAAGATGGTCACCACCGCCTGCGCCGTGGAATGGACGGTGGTGGGCACGGAGGCGGAGTCCCTGGCCCTGGAGTACTCCTGGATCAAGGAGTTCGATCCGCGCTTCAACGTCATGTACAAGGACGACAAGTCCTACCCGTACCTGGCGGTCACCATGCGGGAGGCCTACCCGCGCGCCCAGGTGGTGCGCGGCGCCCGCAGGCCCGGGACCCGCTACTTCGGGCCCTTCGTGCAGGCGCGCTCCATCCGCGAGACCCTCGACCAGCTCCTGCGCGTCTTCCCCGTCCGCTCCTGCTCGCCCGGCGTGTTCAAGCGCGCCCGGGCTTCGGGGCGCCCCTGCCTGCTGGGCTACATCGACAAGTGCTCGGCCCCCTGCGTGGGGCGCATAAGCGAGCCCGACCACCGCTCGCTGGCCGAGGACCTGTGCGCCTTCATGGCCGGGCGCACCGGCCCCTACCTGCGCGAGCTCGACGAGCGCATGCGCCTGGCCGCCGCGAACCTGGACTTCGAGCGGGCGGCGCGCCTGCGCGACGACGCCGCCGCGCTCAGGAGGGTCGTCGAGCGCAACGCCGTGGTCCTGCCCGACGCCACCGACGCCGACGTCTTCGCCCTGGCGCGCGACGAGCTCACCGCCGCCGTCCAGGTCTTCCACGTGCGCGGCGGGAGGGTGCGCGGCCAGCGCGGCTGGGTCATCGACCTGGTCGAGGAGGCCGACGACGCCGAGCTCGTCGAGCGCCTCCTCCAGCAGGTCTACGGCGACCTGGTCGACCCGGCCGACACCGGCGCCCCCGCGCGCCCGGGCCCCGCCGCGCTCGAGGCGGCCACCAGTGTCGACGACGTCGCCCACACCCCCACCACCGCCGTGCCGCTCGAGGTCCTCGTCCCCGCCCTGCCCGCCGACGCCCCCGCCGTGCGCGCCTGGCTGGCCGGCCTGCGCGGGGGGAGGGTCGAGCTGCGCGTGCCGGTGCGCGGCGACAAGGCCGCCCTCATGGGCACCGTGCGCAGCAACGCCCAGGAGGCGCTGCGCCTGCACAAGACCCGCCGCGCCGGTGACCTCACCCAGCGCGCGGCCGCCCTGGAGGAGCTGGCCGAGGCCCTCGACCTGCCCGAGGCGCCCCTGCGCATTGAGTGCTACGACATCTCCCACACCCACGGCGCCCACCAGGTCGGCTCCATGGTCGTCTTCGAGGACGGCGCGCCCCGCAAGTCCGACTACCGGCGCTTCGTCGTGCACGGCCGCGACGGCGAGGGGGCCGCCGACGACACCGCCGCCATGGGCGAGGTCCTCACCCGCCGCTTCAAGCGGCTGTCGGCCGAGCAGGGCGCCGGCCCGGAGGAGGACGCCGAGCCCGCCGGCGCCGACGGCGGGACCGCCGGGACCGCCTCACCCGCCGCCTCGGGGCCCATCGACCCCGGCACCGGCCGGCCCCGGCGCTTCTCCTACGCCCCCGGCCTCGTCGTCGTTGACGGCGGGCTGCCGCAGGTCAATGCCGCGCGCGCCGCCCTGGACGGGCTCGGCGTCGACGTGCCGCTCATCGGCCTGGCCAAGCGCCTGGAGGAGGTGTGGATGCCGGGCGAGGAGTTCCCCGTGGTGCTGGCGCGCACCTCGCCCGCCCTCCACCTGCTCCAGCACCTGCGCGACGAGTCCCACCGCTTCGCCATCACCCACCACCGCGCCCGGCGCTCGGCCGCCATGACCCGCTCCGCGCTCGACGACGTGCCCGGGCTGGGACCCGCGCGCCAGGCCGCCCTGCTCAAGGAATTCGGCTCCGTCAAGCGGCTGCGCGCCGCCACCGCGGAGCGGATCGCCTCGGTGCGGGGCATCGGCCCCACCCTGGCCGCTACGATTCTCACGCACCTCAACCCGGTCCCGGACAACCCCCCGGGCACCGCCGACGAGCACGACAGATAAGGACCGCCCATGAAGCTCTCCGCGCGCAACCAGCTGCCCGGCACCGTCGTCGCCATTGAGAGGGGCGCCGTCAACGGCATTGTCACCATCGAGGTCGCCCCCGGCCTGGTCATCACCTCCTCCATCACCAACGCCGCCATCGACGAGCTCGGCCTGCGGGAGGGCGGCCGGGCCATCGCGGTCATCAAGGCCTCCTCGGTCATGGTGGGCGTGGAGAGCTGAGATCCGCCCATGGCACCCGCACCCGCCGGCCCGCGCTTCCCCGACGGCTTCCTGTGGGGAGGGGCCACCGCCGCCAACCAGATCGAGGGCGCCTACGACGAGGGCGGCAAGGGCCCGAGCGTCCAGGACGTCATGCCCCACGGCATCACCGCCCCGCCCACCAACGCCCCCACCCCCGACAACCTCAAGCTCGAGGCCATCGACTTCTACCACCGCTACCCCCAGGACATCGCCCTGCTGGCCGAGATGGGCTTCAAGGTCTTCCGCCTCTCCATCGCCTGGAGCCGCATCTTCCCGCTCGGCGATGAGACCGAGCCCAACGAGGAGGGCCTGGCCTTCTACGACCGTGTCCTGGACGAGCTCGAGCGCCACGGCATCGAGCCCCTGATCACCATCAGCCACTACGAGACCCCCCTGCACCTGGCCCGCGCCTACAACGGCTGGACCGACCGGCGCCTCATCGGCTTCTACGAGCGCTACGCCCGCACCCTGTTCGAACGCTACGGCGAGCGCGTGAAGTACTGGCTCACCTTCAACGAGATCAACTCCGTCCTCCACGAGCCCTTCATGTCCGGCGCCATCGCCACACCCAAGGCCGAACTCAGCCAGAAGGACCTCTACCAGGCCATCCACCACGAGCTCGTGGCCTCCGCCGCCGCCACGAAGATCGCCCACGAGATCAACCCCGATATCCGGGTCGGCTGCATGATCCTGGCCATGCCCACCTACCCGCTCACCCCCGACCCGCGCGACGTGTGGGCCGCCAAGCAGGCCGAGCGCGCCAACTACGCCTTCGGCGACATCCACGTGCGCGGCGCCTACCCCGGCTACCTGCTGCGCACCCTGCGCGAGGCCGGCATCGAGCTGGACATCACCGACGCCGACCGCGCCCTGCTGCGCGAGCACACCGTCGACTTCGTCTCCTTCTCCTACTACATGTCCGTGTGCGAGACCGTCACCCAGCAGGCCGAGGCCGGACAGGGCAACCTCATGGGCGGCGTGCCCAACCCCACCCTCGAGGCCTCCGAGTGGGGCTGGCAGATCGACCCGGTGGGGCTGCGCACCGTCCTGAACGACTACTGGGACCGCTGGGGCAAGCCCCTGTTCATTGTCGAAAACGGCCTGGGCGCCAAGGACGTCCTCGTCGACGGCCCGGGCGGCCCCACGGTCGAGGACGACTACCGCATCGCCTACATGAACGACCACCTCGTCCAGGTCGCCGAGGCCATTGCCGACGGCGTGCAGGTCCTGGGCTACACCTCCTGGGGCTGCATCGACCTGGTCTCGGCCTCCACCGCCCAGATGTCCAAGCGCTACGGCTTCATCTACGTCGACCGCCACGACGACGGCACCGGCACCCAGGCTCGCCACCGCAAGAAGTCCTTCGACTGGTACAAGCGGGTCATCGCCTCCAACGGGGCCGCCCTGCGCCCCTGAGCCGCCCCGGGCCGCCCGGGCGCCGGGTCAGCGCACCACCCTCACCGCCCCGGCCGCGGCCCGGGCGCGCT is part of the Actinomyces sp. oral taxon 414 genome and encodes:
- a CDS encoding MFS transporter, producing the protein MVTAPPGSPRPSSAPLWRDRDYLLWFAGDTLADFGSSLRVFAMPLIAYAATGSLTTAGLVGTAGSIMSAVMTVPGGVVVDRVDRKRLIILGDLARAAIYGAAALAWRLGALTAPVLLAVAAASGACAGVFGLASNAMIKHVVPPDRYPSAQAANQARESVLSIASNPVGGALMSVCPAAPLLAEAAGHVLAAASVWRVRADTRPAIGPAPGAQGPGRPGPIAGARRACAETVEGWRWLAGRPFLLFLSLVFGLISIVGAGTYNAVVLDWSHDGLSAARIGALTMGSGAAMLAGAAGATWLSRRVRGGILLLASTAITAVGAAGFALVPSVPGRALLLVPFFCVVPIMNAVGGGYIMRLIPTGMFGRVGGALLLINLGLPAAAPWLAGRGLDVVGRAGTFWGFAALGALTLALMLASRRLRTLGLPSQWDAVDAAP
- a CDS encoding ArsR/SmtB family transcription factor, which codes for MPRRVADPAVMRALAHPLRLAILAEMWDTDRPLRATDLAEILGEPANSISYHIRRLRDAGYVLDSSGPEGATARDHWYVSPQRGITGDDDATDADGLREAFGAVLRTRYSQVAEHVIDAQAAQEKPLVHVDDMIWLPQDLARAYVRRLADLADEMRRAAAAARTSAEPGTPFTRYTVTVDLVPQIRRGERLELPVERTPVRADRDDQPDAF
- the uvrC gene encoding excinuclease ABC subunit UvrC; the protein is MADPSAYRPAPGEVPVSPGVYRFLDGEGRVIYVGKAKNLRARLSNYFQDPAALHPRTRKMVTTACAVEWTVVGTEAESLALEYSWIKEFDPRFNVMYKDDKSYPYLAVTMREAYPRAQVVRGARRPGTRYFGPFVQARSIRETLDQLLRVFPVRSCSPGVFKRARASGRPCLLGYIDKCSAPCVGRISEPDHRSLAEDLCAFMAGRTGPYLRELDERMRLAAANLDFERAARLRDDAAALRRVVERNAVVLPDATDADVFALARDELTAAVQVFHVRGGRVRGQRGWVIDLVEEADDAELVERLLQQVYGDLVDPADTGAPARPGPAALEAATSVDDVAHTPTTAVPLEVLVPALPADAPAVRAWLAGLRGGRVELRVPVRGDKAALMGTVRSNAQEALRLHKTRRAGDLTQRAAALEELAEALDLPEAPLRIECYDISHTHGAHQVGSMVVFEDGAPRKSDYRRFVVHGRDGEGAADDTAAMGEVLTRRFKRLSAEQGAGPEEDAEPAGADGGTAGTASPAASGPIDPGTGRPRRFSYAPGLVVVDGGLPQVNAARAALDGLGVDVPLIGLAKRLEEVWMPGEEFPVVLARTSPALHLLQHLRDESHRFAITHHRARRSAAMTRSALDDVPGLGPARQAALLKEFGSVKRLRAATAERIASVRGIGPTLAATILTHLNPVPDNPPGTADEHDR
- a CDS encoding TOBE domain-containing protein, producing the protein MKLSARNQLPGTVVAIERGAVNGIVTIEVAPGLVITSSITNAAIDELGLREGGRAIAVIKASSVMVGVES
- a CDS encoding glycoside hydrolase family 1 protein, with amino-acid sequence MAPAPAGPRFPDGFLWGGATAANQIEGAYDEGGKGPSVQDVMPHGITAPPTNAPTPDNLKLEAIDFYHRYPQDIALLAEMGFKVFRLSIAWSRIFPLGDETEPNEEGLAFYDRVLDELERHGIEPLITISHYETPLHLARAYNGWTDRRLIGFYERYARTLFERYGERVKYWLTFNEINSVLHEPFMSGAIATPKAELSQKDLYQAIHHELVASAAATKIAHEINPDIRVGCMILAMPTYPLTPDPRDVWAAKQAERANYAFGDIHVRGAYPGYLLRTLREAGIELDITDADRALLREHTVDFVSFSYYMSVCETVTQQAEAGQGNLMGGVPNPTLEASEWGWQIDPVGLRTVLNDYWDRWGKPLFIVENGLGAKDVLVDGPGGPTVEDDYRIAYMNDHLVQVAEAIADGVQVLGYTSWGCIDLVSASTAQMSKRYGFIYVDRHDDGTGTQARHRKKSFDWYKRVIASNGAALRP